TTTTTTCACAAAGCCCATGGCTTGATACAACGCCAACGCTTCCCGCATCACCGGCAGCGTTTCCAGTCTCATAGACGCGTAGCCGATTTCTTTGGCCTGGCGGACCGCCTCTTCGGCCAGCGCTCTCCCAATGCCTCTTCCCCTGAAGCCGGGCCGTACGTAAAGCCGCTTCATTTCGCACGCCTGAGCTGCCGCTTTTTTCAAAGCCACGCAGCCTGCCGCTTGACCGTCGCTCATGGCCAGCAGCAACCTCCCGTCAGGCGGGGCGTAAACGCCCGGGAGTTCGGCCAGCTCCTGTTCAAAACGCACAAAACAGGTTTCGTAATCGCGGGATGAAGCGTACTCGACCAACAGGTCCCGGACATAACCCAGGTCCTCGGCGGACTGAGCTATGGTAATGCTGACCACGCGAACCTTTCCTCCCTTATGAAAATATAAGACCTGGCAAGACGTAGCGTGCTGTAAATATAGCCGGCAACAACCGGAAGAGGCAAAACACTTTTACATATTTAAAAACTTAAATCTATTTATATGATAAACCGCTTAGCTTGTCTCAGTCAAGCCACTTTTCGGTTAATTTATCTCCATAATCCCTAGCGTAAAAATTATTGTCTTGGCCGCAATCTTCACCGCTGGAATAAATTAGGTTTTATTATATTGCCGCCAGGCTTTTGGCCGCATTATACTTTATTGTAGATACCTAACGAAAAGAGGGGATGGCGGCATGAACTGGAATGCAAAATTCGCTACCGGAATAGGGACTATCGACGCTCAGCACCGGCGGCTGTTCGAGATTTGCGGCGAACTTCAGGACCTTGCCGAAAAGGCGAAGACCGAGGACAGGTACGAGCAAATTAGGCTGGTCTTGAAGGATTTGACCGACTATACCGTCGCCCATTTCGGTCTGGAAGAAAAGTATATGCAGGAAAGCGGCTATAGCGAGCGCGATTACGCCTATCACAAAATGGAACATGACGCGTTCGTGGCCAAGGTGAGCAAAATCCTTGACGGTGACTGGGAAGACAACCAGCACCAAACCGTTTCCAAGCTACTGGTCTTCGTCACCGCCTGGATAAAGGCGCATATCTTGGACACTGATATGAAGTATGTCGCAACATTGAAAGCTAAAGGATATAAATAAGCCGACCCTATGGTCGGCTTATTTACCGTTAATTAGCTCCGCTTTCCCCTCGCCAAAGCGGACAGTGAAGGTAGTCAACTCTGTATACATAAAAATTGTTATGCCGATTGTTATGCCGGCGCACCGGCGTTTGGTCTAAATGGCATTTACGCCAATGAAGCTCGGCAGACGCTCCGAAATAAGCCCGGATGCCATACCGCGACTTCGTTTTTTCGTCTTTTGGCCTTATATAATGCCTGATCGGCCATCTCTATCGCCTGAATAACGGTCGTGTCTTTGCCCACCGGCAAAATCCCGATACTCAACGTAACCCCATAAGTGTCTGGGTTAGTTTGGA
This genomic interval from Sporolituus thermophilus DSM 23256 contains the following:
- a CDS encoding GNAT family N-acetyltransferase; this translates as MVSITIAQSAEDLGYVRDLLVEYASSRDYETCFVRFEQELAELPGVYAPPDGRLLLAMSDGQAAGCVALKKAAAQACEMKRLYVRPGFRGRGIGRALAEEAVRQAKEIGYASMRLETLPVMREALALYQAMGFVKKNACSGCCSADIIHMELRI
- a CDS encoding bacteriohemerythrin; the protein is MNWNAKFATGIGTIDAQHRRLFEICGELQDLAEKAKTEDRYEQIRLVLKDLTDYTVAHFGLEEKYMQESGYSERDYAYHKMEHDAFVAKVSKILDGDWEDNQHQTVSKLLVFVTAWIKAHILDTDMKYVATLKAKGYK